The bacterium sequence GAAAAATATCAAAGAAAGTGAGATAAAAAAAGATCTCGAACCTTTTATCGAATCCAGCCAAAGTGTTGAAGCGTTCAGTGAGTCTTTTAAGGAAATCATTAAAAACGGTTTTGAGGACTATCTAAAATAAAGCCCAAGACAAGAAGAGGTTGCCTATCTTGTATTTTCGCGATACATTCATCCTACTGTTCTTTTTAGATTAGAATATTCCCGGGTAGCTCAATGGCAGAGCAACTGGCTGTCAATCAGTAGATTGACCCTGAGCAGTGTCGAAGGGTTGAAAATGGCAGCTTCCTCGAGTAATCGAGGTTGAAAAACAGGGTGAATTGCCCGCTAACACAGCGGGTCCGCTGAAATAGCGGATCGGGAAGCCTAAATCCTTAACAGGACAGGGTAATCCGCAGCCAAGCTTTTTTCCAAGTGGAGAATTGAAGGTTCAGAGACTCACAGCGCCCTGCATCCCACCGCAGTGTCGAGGATGATGAGATAGTCCACGCCATATTGAAAAATATGAATTAAGTGTAACCAGTAGGTTGTCGGTTCGAGTCCGACCCCGGGAGCAGTTCGATTTGGTTCCTGGCGACCGGTCCCCATCCAGTCCCAAAAACCAAGAAAACAGCTTAATTAAGCACAAAATACCCTCTTGTCAGGGTATTTTTGTTTTCGCAAAATGTCTTAATTTAGTTCGAGTCCGGAATACCCGGGGATCGGACGGAAAAATTAGCATCACTATTTTTGTGGATATTTAACAATATGAAATATAAAGCTACCTTATTGATATGGAAGACAGACGAGTGTTTGAATTTTATAAGCCATTACGAAACTATCTAAAGCAACTGGTTTTGTCTGAAGCTTTGGCTGTAATCAGGGCGTATTCACAATATTTATGGCTAAAGAAACCATTCTCGCCCGATGTTGAAGTTGACCGGAGAGTTCTGTCAAAAGGATTTTCCGTTTTGAATCCTTGGAGTCTGGAGATATTGGCAAGAGAAATTATTATAAACTCTCAGGAAATAGGAATATCTAGAGTTGATTTAAAAAAATGGAATAATTTTGCCAATGCTATAGACAAAGTAAGAGAAATAGAAAATCAGATTAGTGGTACGTACACCAATCAAGAAAATATTTTAATGGAGGTGTATCGAATTTCACAGAGACAGTTTCCTTGGCAAGAACACGGTTTCGACAGGGCATATGTTGTTAGGTATTTCAAGATATTTAACTATCCAGAGCTTGCTAATATGGTGTACGGAGTTACCAATCTTTCCATTAAAGAAATATATATTATCGCGTTTGCTCTTCTTGGCGTTTTTCAAAAATATTTTTCTCTAGAATATCCTCCTAGTATTGATTTAGGAAAAACTGGAATTGACAATCAAAAGCTCAATTGTTTTTTGAAGTTGTTTTGTTGTTCAATTGTCGATTTGAAGCAAAAACTAATTTCTCCCTTGGAGCGCAGAATAGATGATACGTTTGCATATTATTTCCATTCGTTTAAGAAATTTCCCTTGATTAGAATGACTATAAGTTCCAAAGACAGTGTTGTTTGTCCTATGCCTTCGTTGCTTTTTGAAAGATTTACAAGCGGTCTATATTACGAAATTATTAACGAAAAATATTTTAGTAACTATTTTGGAAATGCATTTGAATCATATGTTGGGGAAATAATTGCGGAAACAAATAAAAATTATGCATATAGTTATTTTCCTGAAGAAAAAACAAACACAGAAAATGAGCCTAAAATAGATTGGATTATAGATCAAGATGGCGTTGCACTTTTTATAGAATGCAAAACAAAGCGTCTTACAGTTGCTGCAAAAATCGAATTGAATGATAAAACTGAGTTGAATAACCAATTGGATAAGCTAGCAAACGCTGTTGTTCAAATTTATAAGACCATCGACCACTATAAAAATAACAGATATAAAAATCCAATTTATAAATTTGATGATGATAAAAGAATACTTCCTCTTGTTATTACGTTAGAAGACTGGTTTTTGATGGGTCCTTTGCTGAAAACAATAGAAAACAAGGTAAAAGCAAAACTTGAAGAAAATAAATTGCCATCGGAATGGATTGATGATATGCCATTTTCTCTTATGTCTATAGGGGAATTTGAAGATGCTTTGTCTCTTATTCAAAGGCACGGAATAGGAAGGGTTATTGGAGAAAAAGTCTCTGATAAGGAAATGAGTACGTGGACTGCGGCATCATACTTAACAGCAAGATTTAAAGAAGAATTAGGAAAAGAAAATTGCTTATTTCCGGATGTTTACCGAGACATATTTTCTACTGATTTGATTAGTTCTACGGAAAATTAACAGAAGAATTGATAAAAGCTATTTGAGATGTTAGCGTCATAGTACTACTACGAATATGTATGATGTAAATAAATATAACGATTTAACTTCAAAATACGGCGCTTATTCTAGTTGGGCTGTCTGGAACAGCGAGAAACCAAGCGATACAGAAATAATTGATAAAAATATTGATCAATTACACTCAAAATACGTACTTTTGGGATTAAATATCTCTCGTCCATTAACTGACAAACCATGGTCAAATTTTCATGACAACAGTCATGCTCGAAAATTGAGATATGCCTGTAATGATACAAAATTAAGAGGCTCATACATTACGGATATTTTTAAGGGCATTGTTAAACCAAGTTCGTCAAAATTTAGAAACGTTCTTACTAAAGAAATAATAAGTGAGAATGTTAAATTTTTTAATCAAGAAATGAAAGATATTTCAATAGATAGCAAAACAAAATTAATTGTTCTCGGTACACCAACCTCATTGCTAGCCAAGTTATTTGATGAACATTTTAAGCAAAACTATAAAAACGAAATTATCCACTATAATCATTATTCCTATTACGTTCTTACTGATAAAGCATGGGTTGAGGGACTGTGGAATATTCTGGGAATCAAAAACTCATTCATGAAGGGTTAAACTGTTGATTTTCTTTGTTGTTGAGAAAACATGTGCTGAAAGATGGTTGGAATGTGTTTTTTTGCATCAAAATATTCAGCAATAAACTAATATGGCAAACAAGTACGGAATTCCCGATCATGAGCTGGAAAAAATCCGGCAGAGAGATAAGATGTGCGTATACTGTCACAAAAAGATGGTTTTTCCTTGTGTTGGTGATAAACAACGTAACTGGGCAACAATTGAGCATCTGAATATTTTGCCTCCATGGAATAACGCGAAAACTGTTGTGATTTGTTGTGGAAGTTGTAATTCCAGTCGAGGTCAAAAAATATTAAGGGATTGGTTTGATTCAGATTATTGCAAAGAAAAAAATATCAACGAAAAAACAGTTGCGCAACCGGTTAGGGACTTTCTCGCGTTGTCCAAGAGTAGATAATTCAGACACAAATTTTTGCGTTATTTTCGAGCGACAAAGTTTGATTGTGAAGTACAAGTTGGGTTCGTAGGCACGAAAGTACCTCTCGTTTTTCTTCTCGTGTTCCTTCCTTGAGTACGTATTTTGCATAACTTCTTATATCCACTTTTGGCGACGCTGGATTGTTAGATATATGTAGCACGCCTTCTGCAAATTTTTGGTAGCGTGCTAACTCTCTTGAAAGTTTTTCTTGGACGCAGATTTCATCTACGTTTATGTTGTCTATCAAGCTTAATAGTTGATTTAGGAGTTCTTCTTCTCGAATGTATGGTTCTTTGCAGGCCACTCGTTTTCCTTGACTGCAGTGATAATAAACATATCGCCGTCTTGTCCCGTCAGAAATATTCTTAAACTTTTCTTCTGGTGTGATGCCTGATCCACAACTTCCGCATTTTATTAATTTGTTAAAATCGAACTCTTTGGTTCCACTCGTCCTTTTTTGGAATGTCCCCAAATTTTCTTGAGCAATATCGAATACCTCTTTTGTAATAATTGATTCATGTCCAACTTGATACCATTTGCCACTTTCTCTTGGGTACTCAAATTGTCCGTAGTAGTAGGGATCTCGGAGCATGATATAAATTGTGCTCAATACAATCTTCTTACCTGATCTTGTTGTGAAATCTGTTTCGTTGTTTAACCAGTGTAAAATCTTATGTCCGCTATATCCTTCGTAAGCGACTTTTTCAAACACCTGCTTGATTAATGGTGCACGCACTAAATCCAATTCAACCTTCTTTTGTCCTTTCTTTGGGTAACGATTATTGAGATAACCAAGCGGGGAAACGCCGGGGCGATATCCCATTTCACACTTTGCACGAAGTCCACGTTTCACGTTCAATCCACGATTATCATTTTCGAGCTTCGCTTGTGAACAAAGGATCATCAATAGAAATTTTTCATTGGGGGAATTGCGGAAGTTTTGGCCATGGGTGCGGATCTCGTGCAAAAGCCCCTGATCCATCAAATCAACCAGTATCCCCAAATCTCCGGCGTTTCTACTTAAACGATCGGGTGCCCATGTCAGAACGCCATTGAATTGTTTACCTCTTATATCCGCCAACATCCGCATATACTCTGGCCGTTGTCCTGAATCCTTTGCGGAATGACTTTCTTTGCGAATATCGACTACATTGATCCCATCTCGTTTAGCCATCTCGAGCATCTCTTTAATCTGAGAATCTATCGAAAGCGCTTGAAGTTCATCGCTTTCCGATGATTTTCTGGCGTAGAGGCAGTATCGAGTGTTGTCCACAGCAAGGGAGACAGTACCGCCACTGTCAAAGGAAGGCGAGGCCAGAAAATAACACAGCACGAAATATCAGAAAGGCAAGGTCGCTATAAAAGTTGAATTAAAGGGCCTTTTAAGCTACAACAGATACATCACTTTATGAATATCTAATCACCTGAAAAAATCTAAGGTTGCCTAAACTTCGCTTCGGCGGAGCATGGCACAAAAACGTTAGGAATACTGAACCCGTCGTTCAGCACGTTCCTAACGTCATACAGGGAAACTTGTATGGGTGGTCGCAAGATCACCGGCTGGCGACGGGCTTTGTGTTTTACCGCCAGGTTAATTTCTTCAAGAAATACCATGGCGATCGTTATCTCAAAAAATGGCAAAAATGCAGTCAAGATTGATAAGACCAATTTTGACCAAGAAGACCATTTGCAAAAATATATTTTTGATAATCCCGATAGTCTTCCGTTGTATGAAATAAAAGAAGATATCCGACTTTTGATTTTGGCACGGGAATTTCCCACACAGAGCGGTCCGATTGACGCAATTGGCATAGATAAGGAAGGCGAAATCTATATTGTAGAAACGAAACTCTATAAAAACACCGATAAACGTATCGTAGTTGCACAAATTCTCGATTATGGCGCATCACTCTGGAGGCACTCCAATGATTTTAGTGAGTTTTTAGCGACACTTGATCAGCATACGCAAAAAGCATTTAATCTGCGAACAACGGACAAAATAAAGGAATTTTTTCAGATATCAGATGAAGATGTCGAAATTCTGATAGAAAAAGTAAAGTCTAATCTCGGAGATGGAATATTCCATTTTGTGATTCCGATGGACAAATTGGATGACCGACTTAAGGATCTTATTCTTTACATTAATCAGAATAGCCAGTTTGATATTTATGCCGTCGAATTGGAGTACTACAAACACGCTGAATACGAAATAATTATCCCGAAAATATTTGGAGCGGAAGTGAAAAAAGACATAAATGTTTCGTCAGCTAATGGATCTCGTAGAAGGTGGACGGAAGCGGAAATGTTGGATGACGCAAAACAAAAACTTTCCAACGAGGAATATGTGGCCTTTGAGCGGATATATGAGTTTTCAAAACAAAACGCTACAGAGATTCGACTGGGGACGGGTTCTTATGGTTCGTTTAGCCCAATTTTTGAAAAATTATCCAACAAATCACTTTTTACACTTTCTACTGATAAACGGTTGGCATTCAATTTTGAATGGATCACAAAAGACAACGAGCGTACGGCGGAAATATTCAAAACTAAACTGGAATCAATTGGGTTAACGTTTCCGGACAACTACAAAACTATTCGACCCAGTATAATGGCAACAGAATGGCTACCCAAGACGGAACAATTTCTACAAATCATATCAGAGATGATAAATGTAAATAGAAAACAATAGTATTGGTTGTGAAAACTTTCAGTCACATTTTTAGTTTATCTAAAACATTAGAAGTTAATGCCCAAACCCAAATCTCTACCTAAAAAGGCGCAATGTCGGAAAATTGTTTTTGAGCGTGATCGCGATGGAATTATCTTGCCGACATTAAGAAATAGCGAGATTGTCAATAATTTGTTTAAGGAGACCAAGAAGCTGGATGTCTTAAAACAAGTATTAGGCAAAGATTATACGACATATTTTGCTAGTACTTACTTTGAACTGCATCGCCAAAATGTTTTCTTTCAATCAAGGAAAAATGCTAGCAAGGCAAGCGCAAGATGGCGAATGATTGATCAACTTAATAAAAAGTGGCTGGCAGAAAAAAACCGTAAAAGTCTATAATCCAATTGGTTTAAATGTAAAACCCCTTGCGCAACGTGTATCGTTTTCAATAATTTTATGTCCCAAAATTGAGAAAGCGTCAGCTAAGTCATCATGTTTTTCAGTACCGAATCCCGTCAGCTGATTAATAAGATTTTCGGCACCATGTTCAGGGAAAAGAATTTTCCCACTTTGAATGTGATGAGTAATAGTAGCCAACCGAGCTCGTTTATCATCTCCGTGTACTTGCACACCTTCTGCTTCATAACCCTGTTGTTCTAAATCTTGCACAAGTGATTTTTGGTAACCGACATCTTCAATAAACAATTTCGCGTC is a genomic window containing:
- a CDS encoding recombinase family protein, encoding MDNTRYCLYARKSSESDELQALSIDSQIKEMLEMAKRDGINVVDIRKESHSAKDSGQRPEYMRMLADIRGKQFNGVLTWAPDRLSRNAGDLGILVDLMDQGLLHEIRTHGQNFRNSPNEKFLLMILCSQAKLENDNRGLNVKRGLRAKCEMGYRPGVSPLGYLNNRYPKKGQKKVELDLVRAPLIKQVFEKVAYEGYSGHKILHWLNNETDFTTRSGKKIVLSTIYIMLRDPYYYGQFEYPRESGKWYQVGHESIITKEVFDIAQENLGTFQKRTSGTKEFDFNKLIKCGSCGSGITPEEKFKNISDGTRRRYVYYHCSQGKRVACKEPYIREEELLNQLLSLIDNINVDEICVQEKLSRELARYQKFAEGVLHISNNPASPKVDIRSYAKYVLKEGTREEKREVLSCLRTQLVLHNQTLSLENNAKICV